One Panicum virgatum strain AP13 chromosome 9K, P.virgatum_v5, whole genome shotgun sequence genomic region harbors:
- the LOC120649298 gene encoding protein trichome birefringence-like 33 translates to MRTMKAQHSGNGRGRSPFLTSYALTLAFITFVSVLYFKDFSSTLHQPFLHRPPPRHRAGRGQISRPLLPRDHGVRGAAARLPFAVGAAPAGCDVGQGEWVYDEAARPWYREEECPYIQPQLTCQAHGRPDKAYQHWRWQPRGCSLPSFNATLMLEMLRGKRMLFVGDSLNRGQYVSLVCLLHRLIPESSKSMETFDSLTVFRAKDYNATIEFYWAPFLAESNSDDAVVHRIADRIVRGTSIEKHAKFWKGADILVFNTYLWWMTGQKMKILQNSFEDKNKDILEMETEEAYGMVLNAVLKWVENNMNPKTSRVFFVTMSPTHTRSKDWGEDTDGNCYNQTTPIKDLSYWGPGTSKGLMRVIGEVFGTSKIPVGVVNITQLSEYRKDAHTQIYKKQWNPLTPEQIANPKSYADCTHWCLPGLQDTWNELLYSKLFFP, encoded by the exons ATGAGGACGATGAAGGCGCAGCACTCCGGCAACGGGAGGGGCCGGAGCCCCTTCCTGACGTCCTACGCTCTCACCCTGGCCTTCATCACCTTCGTCTCCGTGCTCTACTTCAAGGACTTCTCCTCCACGCTGCACCAGCCGTTcctccaccgcccgccgccgcgccaccgcgccggccgcggccagaTCAGCCGCCCGCTCCTCCCCCGGGACCACGGGGTGCGCGGGGCCGCGGCGCGGCTGCCCTTCGCGgtgggcgcggcgccggcggggtgcGACGTCGGGCAGGGCGAGTGGGTGTACGacgaggcggcgcggccgtggTACCGGGAGGAGGAGTGCCCCTACATCCAGCCGCAGCTCACGTGCCAGGCGCACGGCCGCCCCGACAAGGCGTACCAGCACTGGCGGTGGCAGCCGCGCGGGTGCTCGCTGCCCAG CTTTAACGCAACTCTAATGCTAGAGATGCTACGGGGCAAGCGCATGCTGTTTGTTGGAGATTCCTTGAACCGTGGGCAATATGTATCACTGGTTTGCCTCCTGCACCGGCTCATCCCCGAGAGCTCCAAATCCATGGAGACATTTGATTCGCTCACAGTTTTCAGAGCAAAG GATTATAATGCCACCATTGAGTTCTACTGGGCTCCCTTTCTGGCCGAGTCAAATTCTGATGATGCCGTGGTGCACCGTATTGCGGATCGAATTGTAAGGGGAACATCAATTGAGAAACATGCAAAATTTTGGAAGGGGGCTGACattttggtattcaacaccTACCTTTGGTGGATGACTGGGCAAAAGATGAAAATTTT GCAAAACTCTTTTGAAGATAAAAACAAGGACATCTTAGAAATGGAAACAGAGGAAGCCTATGGGATGGTGCTGAACGCTGTGCTGAAATGGGTTGAGAACAACATGAACCCCAAGACTTCAAGAGTGTTTTTCGTTACTATGTCACCCACTCATACCAG GAGCAAAGATTGGGGCGAAGATACTGACGGGAACTGCTACAACCAGACAACTCCTATAAAAGATTTGTCTTACTGGGGACCAGGCACCAGCAAGGGCCTGATGCGCGTCATCGGGGAAGTGTTTGGCACGTCTAAGATCCCTGTCGGGGTTGTGAACATCACCCAGCTCTCTGAATACAGGAAGGACGCGCACACTCAGATTTACAAGAAGCAGTGGAACCCGCTAACCCCGGAGCAGATCGCAAACCCTAAGAGCTACGCGGATTGCACACATTGGTGCCTTCCAGGGCTCCAGGACACATGGAACGAGCTGCTCTACTCCAAGCTCTTTTTCCCTTGA
- the LOC120649299 gene encoding protein trichome birefringence-like 33 — protein MKVLAVLALVAAAAPFLRAAGQGGEGDDGAGPLPFAVGAAPAGCDIGQGEWVRDEAARPWYQEWECPYIQPQLTCQAHGRPDKGYQNWRWQPRGCSLPSFNATMMLEMLRGKRMLFVGDSLNRGQYVSLLCLLHRAIPDGAKSFETVDSLSIFRAKNYDATIEFYWAPMLAESNSDDAVVHRVDDRVIRGAPMDKHSRFWQGAHILVFNSYLWWTAGDKIKILRGADNDLSKDIVEMKAAEAYRLVLYQVVRWLELNADPKNSRAFFVTASPTHTDSSAWGDETEGGNCYDQTTPIGDASYWGSTSREMLRVTEEVLATSRVPVGVVNITQLSEYRRDGHTQTYKKQWAEPTPEQRADPRSYADCTHWCLPGVADTWNELLYWKLFFPSNDQAL, from the exons ATGAAGGTCCTCGCCGTGCtggcgctcgtcgccgccgccgcgccgttcctccgcgccgccggccag ggcggcgagggcgacgaCGGGGCCGGGCCGCTGCCGTTCGCGgtgggcgcggcgccggcggggtgcGACATCGGGCAGGGGGAGTGGGTGCGCGacgaggcggcgcggccgtggTACCAGGAGTGGGAGTGCCCCTACATCCAGCCGCAGCTGACGTGCCAGGCGCACGGCCGCCCCGACAAGGGCTACCAGAACTGGCGCTGGCAGCCGCGCGGCTGCTCGCTGCCGAG CTTCAACGCGACGATGATGCTGGAGATGCTGCGGGGCAAGCGGATGCTGTTCGTGGGCGACTCGCTGAACCGGGGGCAGTACGTGTCCCTGCtgtgcctcctccaccgcgccaTCCCCGACGGTGCCAAGTCGTTCGAGACGGTCGACTCGCTCAGCATCTTCCGGGCCAAGAACTACGACGCCACCATCGAGTTCTACTGGGCGCCCATGCTGGCCGAGTCCAACTCCGACGACGCCGTCGTGCACCGCGTCGACGACCGCGTCATCCGCGGCGCGCCCATGGACAAGCACTCGCGGTTCTGGCAGGGCGCCCACATCCTCGTCTTCAACTCCTACCTCTGGTGGACGGCCGGCGACAAGATCAAGATCCT GAGGGGCGCTGACAACGACTTGAGCAAGGACATTGTGGAGATGAAGGCGGCGGAGGCCTACCGGCTGGTGCTGTACCAGGTGGTCCGGTGGCTGGAGCTTAACGCCGACCCCAAGAACTCGCGGGCCTTCTTCGTCACCGCGTCGCCGACCCACACAGA TAGCTCCGCGTGGGGCGACGAGACGGAGGGCGGCAACTGCTACGACCAGACGACGCCGATCGGCGACGCCTCCTACTGGGGCAGCACGAGCCGGGAGATGCTGCGGGTGACGGAGGAGGTGCTGGCCACGTCGCGGGTGCCCGTCGGCGTGGTCAACATCACGCAGCTGTCGGAGTACCGCCGGGACGGCCACACGCAGACCTACAAGAAGCAGTGGGcggagccgacgccggagcaGCGCGCCGACCCCAGGAGCTACGCCGACTGCACGCACTGGTGCCTCCCCGGCGTGGCGGACACCTGGAACGAGCTGCTCTACTGGAAGCTCTTCTTCCCCAGCAACGACCAGGCCCTCTGA